From one Methanobrevibacter woesei genomic stretch:
- the rrp41 gene encoding exosome complex exonuclease Rrp41 gives MSEMIREDGRKYNELRPIKIEAGVLERADGSAYLEVGGNKILVAVYGPRESYIRRLLEPNTGVIRCRYNMAPFSVDDRKRPGPDRRSSEISKITADALRPALMLENYPRSMVDVFIEVIEAEGGTRCAGITAASVALVDAGIPMKDIVVGCAAGKVNDEIVLDLSEVEDKEGQADVPIAMMPRTGEITLLQSDGDLTEEEFNKALDLAMEGCRQVNEIQKAALMEKYSTE, from the coding sequence AAATAGAAGCAGGGGTTCTTGAACGTGCAGATGGTTCTGCTTATTTAGAAGTTGGTGGAAATAAAATTTTAGTAGCTGTTTATGGACCAAGAGAATCTTATATTAGAAGATTACTTGAACCAAATACTGGAGTAATAAGATGCAGATATAATATGGCTCCATTTTCTGTAGATGATAGAAAAAGACCAGGTCCAGATAGAAGATCTTCAGAGATTTCAAAAATTACTGCAGATGCATTAAGGCCTGCATTAATGTTAGAAAATTATCCTCGTTCAATGGTGGATGTATTTATTGAAGTTATTGAAGCAGAAGGAGGAACCCGTTGTGCTGGAATTACTGCTGCATCTGTTGCATTAGTTGATGCAGGAATTCCAATGAAGGATATTGTTGTTGGTTGTGCTGCAGGTAAAGTAAATGATGAAATTGTTTTAGATTTATCTGAAGTTGAAGATAAAGAAGGTCAGGCAGATGTTCCAATAGCTATGATGCCTAGAACTGGTGAAATTACTTTACTTCAAAGTGACGGGGACTTAACAGAAGAAGAATTTAATAAAGCATTGGATTTAGCTATGGAAGGTTGTAGACAAGTTAATGAAATCCAAAAAGCTGCTTTAATGGAAAAATATTCTACAGAATGA